In the Candidatus Zixiibacteriota bacterium genome, one interval contains:
- a CDS encoding FliA/WhiG family RNA polymerase sigma factor: MKAKEAIWEAYNQTGSPEARDQLISQYLPLVRNVASRMAVGFPKSVEIGDLINTGVIGLIEAFSNYDPSRGVKFETYAVPRIRGAILDELRSLDWVPRSTRARTRVIERAMVKLEAQLGRSPNDTELATELKISLADLHKAMDDSNSTVLLSLDEMIFREEDNRQIPRVETIHAESKDSILNAIEKDELRAYLTIAISNLTEQEKLVIALYYYEELTLKEIGEVMTISESRVSQIHTKAVMKLRGMVREKFALT, encoded by the coding sequence ATGAAAGCTAAGGAAGCAATTTGGGAGGCGTACAATCAAACCGGCTCTCCGGAAGCGCGCGACCAGTTGATCTCACAGTACCTTCCGCTAGTGAGAAATGTTGCCAGCCGGATGGCAGTCGGTTTTCCGAAATCAGTCGAAATTGGAGACCTGATCAATACCGGTGTTATCGGCTTGATAGAGGCTTTCTCCAATTACGATCCTTCGCGCGGAGTCAAATTCGAGACTTATGCTGTCCCGAGAATCAGGGGGGCGATACTGGATGAATTGAGATCGCTGGACTGGGTGCCTCGTTCAACTCGCGCGCGTACTCGAGTAATTGAACGGGCAATGGTTAAACTGGAGGCACAACTCGGACGGTCACCCAATGATACCGAGCTGGCCACCGAACTCAAAATCAGCCTGGCAGATCTGCATAAGGCCATGGATGATTCCAATTCAACCGTCCTGTTGTCACTGGATGAGATGATCTTCCGGGAAGAGGACAATCGCCAGATTCCCCGGGTCGAAACCATTCATGCTGAATCGAAGGATTCGATCCTGAACGCGATCGAAAAAGATGAGCTCAGGGCTTACCTGACAATCGCGATTTCGAATTTGACAGAGCAGGAGAAGCTGGTCATCGCCTTGTACTACTACGAGGAGTTAACTTTGAAGGAAATCGGTGAGGTCATGACGATCTCCGAATCTCGTGTTTCGCAGATTCATACCAAGGCGGTTATGAAACTGCGCGGCATGGTTCGCGAGAAGTTCGCACTGACGTAG
- a CDS encoding AAA family ATPase — MPNSVNRRFNLPPVWAVSSGKGGVGKSVIALGMAHMLSFAGRRVLLVDTDLGLGSQHILTNSVPEVTVENLLAGECALADVLVKVGKNLDLLPAASGLSESQIKYNPENNNLKLALSGLHQDYDLVIFDTAAGISSRTESFTSLADEFMVVVTPELASLADGYAVLKNAAQNTSIQQFVLVVNMVQSGQEGENTAEKFSRMADTFLGLELKYSLWLPYDQSLRSILMRQSLLREDGQSCIFLKHMQNALMGIFEDSPASEKNKPEVKEDKINSDLMLSSQAHKSDKRNVKKYAGEPGNRVTNPSRIVSRNDSL; from the coding sequence ATGCCGAACTCAGTTAACAGAAGGTTCAATCTACCTCCTGTCTGGGCGGTTTCCTCCGGCAAAGGGGGCGTGGGCAAGTCGGTCATAGCGCTGGGCATGGCGCATATGCTGTCTTTTGCGGGCCGCAGGGTGCTTCTGGTCGACACCGACCTGGGCCTCGGGTCACAGCATATTCTGACCAACTCTGTTCCCGAAGTCACCGTTGAAAATCTCCTGGCGGGAGAATGCGCTCTTGCCGACGTGCTGGTTAAAGTCGGAAAAAACCTCGATCTTCTTCCAGCCGCCTCGGGCTTGAGCGAAAGTCAAATCAAGTATAATCCGGAAAACAACAATCTCAAACTCGCACTTTCCGGTTTGCACCAGGATTACGACCTGGTCATTTTCGATACCGCCGCCGGTATTTCCAGCCGGACCGAGAGTTTTACCTCTCTGGCCGACGAGTTTATGGTTGTAGTGACACCTGAACTGGCGTCCCTGGCTGACGGCTACGCGGTCTTGAAAAACGCCGCCCAAAATACCTCCATCCAGCAGTTCGTGCTGGTGGTAAATATGGTCCAGTCCGGGCAGGAAGGTGAAAACACTGCCGAGAAATTCAGCCGTATGGCAGATACTTTTCTCGGTCTTGAACTAAAATACAGCCTGTGGCTCCCGTATGATCAGAGCCTGCGGTCTATCCTTATGAGACAGAGCCTGTTACGGGAGGATGGCCAGAGCTGTATATTTCTTAAACATATGCAAAACGCCCTTATGGGTATTTTTGAAGATTCCCCGGCATCGGAAAAAAATAAGCCAGAGGTTAAAGAGGATAAGATAAATTCCGATTTAATGTTAAGCTCTCAGGCCCACAAATCCGATAAAAGAAATGTGAAAAAGTATGCAGGGGAACCTGGTAATAGAGTAACCAATCCATCACGCATAGTATCAAGGAACGATTCTTTATGA